The proteins below are encoded in one region of Rhodopirellula islandica:
- a CDS encoding sigma-70 family RNA polymerase sigma factor, whose translation MEQSELPDPNLSRDPSAWVNEYGDALFRYALSRLRNPEFAEEVVQQTFLAGLEHQDQFSGVGSQQGWLMGILKRKVIDFVRQRNRSAQPEGQADPPDTRDQWDTFFDRSGKWNPNVRETLLEPLDAVDRQEFWPVFQTCLHSLPDRQSRVFELRELEGLETEEICKELEISASNLWVLLHRARLRLANCIKVRWLQEKV comes from the coding sequence ATGGAACAATCTGAATTGCCCGATCCCAACCTCAGTCGCGATCCGTCGGCTTGGGTGAACGAGTATGGCGACGCTCTGTTTCGCTATGCTCTGTCGCGGCTGCGCAATCCGGAATTTGCTGAGGAGGTTGTGCAGCAAACATTCCTGGCTGGGTTGGAGCATCAGGACCAGTTTTCGGGTGTGGGATCACAGCAGGGATGGCTGATGGGGATCCTGAAGCGGAAGGTCATCGACTTCGTTCGGCAACGGAACCGGTCCGCTCAGCCTGAGGGGCAGGCTGATCCACCGGACACACGTGATCAATGGGACACCTTTTTTGACCGCAGTGGGAAGTGGAACCCAAATGTCCGGGAAACCTTGCTGGAACCACTTGATGCGGTTGATCGGCAGGAGTTTTGGCCCGTTTTTCAAACGTGTCTTCACTCGCTACCTGACCGTCAGTCTCGGGTTTTTGAGCTGCGAGAGCTGGAAGGACTGGAGACGGAAGAAATTTGTAAGGAATTGGAGATCAGTGCGTCGAATCTATGGGTGTTGCTGCATCGCGCACGTCTTCGTCTCGCCAATTGCATCAAAGTGCGTTGGCTTCAAGAAAAGGTTTAG
- a CDS encoding anti-sigma factor family protein: MLSCKEVSQLVSESLDRPLPIGQRISVWIHLRMCRLCSAFRRDQMVLRERLSEQPEPSPDQEMSKTVELSAAAKQRIVDAMKSRG, from the coding sequence ATGTTGTCGTGCAAAGAAGTCTCCCAACTCGTGTCGGAATCGCTCGACCGTCCCTTGCCCATTGGGCAGCGGATTTCGGTTTGGATTCATCTGCGCATGTGCCGGCTTTGTTCCGCCTTTCGCCGTGACCAGATGGTCCTTCGAGAGCGACTTTCCGAGCAACCCGAGCCTTCGCCTGATCAAGAGATGTCCAAAACGGTGGAGTTGTCCGCCGCCGCGAAACAACGAATCGTGGACGCCATGAAATCGCGAGGTTAG
- a CDS encoding Crp/Fnr family transcriptional regulator, whose translation MPQQIWHLKTNELFTKLKPSQLEQLESRCRSRAFSARSPVYLPSQAADCVFLLASGLVKVCNLTSDGKQSILAFVEPGELFGELVLFEAEQREEYVEAVEKSTVVMIPATAIQELMVANHDVSIALTKMIGLRRHRVERRLKNLLFLSNRDRLVHLLLDLAEQFGIRNSEGIHLRIKLAHQEIANLMGSTRETVTILLGQLKSEGMVDLGRQRITLIQADRLAESVHRKTPTHMGAC comes from the coding sequence GTGCCGCAGCAAATCTGGCATTTGAAAACGAATGAGCTGTTCACAAAGCTGAAACCAAGCCAATTGGAGCAACTCGAATCGCGATGTCGGTCGCGAGCATTTTCCGCTCGGAGTCCTGTCTATCTGCCGAGCCAGGCCGCGGACTGCGTATTCTTGCTGGCCAGTGGGCTGGTCAAGGTTTGCAACCTGACCAGCGATGGAAAGCAGTCCATTCTGGCGTTCGTTGAGCCGGGTGAGCTGTTTGGTGAGCTGGTTCTTTTCGAAGCGGAGCAGCGGGAGGAATACGTCGAAGCGGTGGAGAAGTCGACGGTGGTGATGATCCCTGCCACCGCGATTCAAGAGTTGATGGTCGCCAATCACGATGTTTCGATTGCTTTGACAAAGATGATCGGATTGCGTCGGCATCGCGTTGAACGGCGTTTGAAGAACCTGTTGTTTCTTTCCAATCGAGATCGCTTGGTTCATCTGTTGCTGGATCTGGCGGAGCAATTTGGGATCCGCAATTCAGAGGGCATTCACCTTCGCATCAAACTCGCTCACCAAGAAATCGCGAATTTGATGGGCAGCACTCGCGAAACCGTCACCATCTTGCTCGGTCAATTGAAGTCGGAGGGGATGGTCGACTTGGGACGGCAACGCATCACGTTGATTCAAGCTGATCGATTGGCAGAGTCCGTGCACCGCAAAACGCCAACGCACATGGGGGCGTGCTGA
- a CDS encoding glycosyltransferase family 2 protein → MNELDRYLRESVWVVIPALNEEESIGLVLRDLPCVAGVIVVDNGCTDQTAVIAEQAGALVVREPQRGYGAACLQGLAKLDAMVREGKANPQSVAFVDADYSDHSDRLPELVRPIADADADFVLGSRLLGERERGAMPPQSVFGNKLACFLMRVLFGIRHTDLGPFRVIDYRRLGELQMQDQNFGWTIEMQIKASRLGLRSLEIPVPYRTRVGTSKISGTWSGTFKAGYKILFTIAKHGFLQRSSFPRVSLPKSAMPCSTER, encoded by the coding sequence ATGAACGAGCTCGACCGCTACCTGCGAGAATCGGTTTGGGTCGTCATCCCAGCACTCAATGAAGAAGAATCCATTGGACTGGTCTTGCGTGACTTGCCCTGCGTCGCCGGCGTGATCGTGGTCGACAACGGTTGCACGGACCAAACGGCCGTCATTGCTGAGCAAGCCGGTGCGTTGGTGGTGCGGGAACCGCAACGCGGGTACGGCGCGGCCTGCCTCCAGGGCCTGGCAAAACTGGACGCCATGGTCCGTGAAGGCAAAGCGAACCCCCAATCGGTTGCCTTCGTCGACGCGGACTACAGCGACCACTCCGATCGCTTGCCGGAATTGGTCCGTCCGATCGCAGACGCGGACGCGGACTTCGTTCTTGGATCCCGACTGCTGGGCGAACGCGAACGAGGCGCCATGCCTCCCCAGAGTGTTTTCGGAAACAAACTCGCCTGTTTTTTGATGCGAGTGCTGTTTGGCATTCGGCACACCGATCTTGGCCCCTTTCGCGTGATCGACTACCGCCGTCTCGGTGAACTCCAGATGCAAGACCAAAACTTTGGCTGGACAATCGAAATGCAAATCAAAGCCTCGAGGCTTGGGCTGCGTTCGCTTGAAATCCCAGTGCCATATCGCACTCGAGTTGGGACCAGCAAAATCAGCGGCACTTGGAGCGGCACCTTCAAAGCGGGATACAAAATCCTGTTCACAATCGCGAAACATGGCTTCCTGCAGCGTTCGAGCTTCCCACGGGTGTCGCTCCCGAAATCCGCGATGCCCTGCTCAACCGAACGTTGA
- a CDS encoding anti-sigma factor family protein yields the protein MRGEDCNSRWKSDRSQEGSLPHPTPLRNEFMARQDRARPNAESSSQWGVCATGTLSDLQNQLEAARWRKTRVGIGIPIATVLLLAISVGTARESVRSFRSEKPIQEFHFEGIRCSEFQASMTQFAAKQLPPARHNQLNAHLQQCSACQAELNAMQATSTPIAKKQNRNNPAIRSQTHRSLLASNLD from the coding sequence ATGCGCGGCGAGGATTGCAACAGCCGCTGGAAGAGTGATCGCTCTCAGGAAGGCTCCCTGCCACACCCCACACCATTGAGGAATGAGTTCATGGCCCGCCAAGACAGAGCCCGCCCAAACGCCGAGTCGTCTTCCCAATGGGGCGTATGCGCAACAGGTACGCTCAGCGATTTGCAAAATCAACTCGAAGCCGCACGATGGCGCAAGACCCGAGTTGGCATTGGCATTCCAATCGCCACCGTGCTGCTGCTCGCGATCAGCGTTGGGACCGCCCGTGAATCCGTCCGTTCATTCCGGTCAGAAAAACCAATTCAAGAGTTTCATTTCGAAGGGATTCGATGCAGCGAATTCCAGGCTTCCATGACTCAGTTCGCTGCCAAACAACTTCCACCCGCCCGACACAACCAGCTCAACGCTCATCTCCAACAGTGTTCCGCTTGCCAAGCCGAACTGAATGCAATGCAAGCGACCAGCACGCCCATCGCAAAAAAACAGAATCGAAACAATCCAGCCATCCGTTCCCAAACTCACAGATCCCTGCTTGCTTCCAACTTAGATTGA
- a CDS encoding LTA synthase family protein: MTGESTQTEEATSKQDFRLLVILAGWSTCLYGIIAILSWQFDFDSIPTDRPIVAVLCLFAVGFACYLGAIRIAWRPQSDPRTLQLIIGSAIVFRVVMLFSLPIQEVDIYRYLWDGAVSTAGVSPFRYSPQQVRLTESSPQEENALRRLAEMREEDPAIAEILHRVHFSELPTIYPPTSQAVFAAANLTTPSSSSLLTRLFVMKAWFIGFDLATLLVVIALLRQLALPTGLCVIYAWCPLLLKEVANSGHLDAIAVFLTTLSVYMFVRCLGCQAVPESGRRLIDPGRLSYAVLAGVVLAFAVGAKLYPIVLAPLILLALVRRRGWRFTLVPAATFIITTLALLSPIVPSQPATAGESQAHDPSLGVVTFLRRWEMNDFLFLIVIENLKPTAQRGPHETAWFTVIPESARESMVDSVSAQLNLAPAEVPFLISRAITATIFMIIAVTLAWRSTPQNPKSFCESAFLTIAWFWLLCPTLNPWYWTWALPLLPFTRSRVWLALSGLVFLYYLRFWLDAHFPTTAVLRSPYTGAAFFDFVVTWIEFGPWFVALAMGFLIRFHLKSTRASILPRRTRCQSH; this comes from the coding sequence TTGACGGGCGAATCAACACAAACGGAGGAGGCAACATCCAAGCAGGACTTTCGCCTGTTGGTCATCCTCGCAGGGTGGTCGACTTGCCTTTACGGAATCATCGCGATCCTGAGCTGGCAATTCGACTTTGACAGCATCCCGACCGATCGCCCGATCGTGGCCGTGCTTTGCCTGTTCGCGGTTGGGTTTGCGTGCTACCTCGGAGCGATTCGGATTGCGTGGCGCCCCCAGTCGGATCCACGGACCCTCCAACTCATCATCGGCTCCGCGATCGTGTTCCGTGTCGTGATGCTGTTCTCACTGCCAATTCAAGAAGTCGACATCTATCGCTACCTGTGGGACGGTGCGGTCAGCACTGCCGGTGTCAGTCCTTTTCGCTACAGCCCTCAACAAGTCCGGCTTACCGAATCTTCGCCCCAAGAGGAGAACGCTCTCCGGCGACTGGCCGAGATGCGAGAGGAAGATCCAGCAATAGCAGAAATTTTGCACCGAGTGCATTTCTCTGAACTGCCGACGATCTACCCTCCCACCAGTCAAGCGGTGTTTGCCGCGGCCAATCTCACGACGCCTTCCTCCTCGTCGCTGCTGACGCGATTGTTTGTCATGAAGGCATGGTTCATCGGATTCGACCTGGCAACCTTGCTGGTCGTGATAGCACTCCTGCGTCAACTAGCACTCCCCACCGGGCTGTGTGTGATCTATGCCTGGTGCCCGTTGCTTTTGAAGGAGGTGGCCAACAGTGGGCATTTGGATGCCATCGCAGTGTTCCTGACAACACTGAGCGTGTACATGTTCGTCCGCTGCCTCGGCTGCCAAGCGGTCCCTGAATCCGGCCGAAGATTGATCGATCCAGGACGGTTGAGTTACGCCGTGCTCGCGGGCGTTGTGTTGGCATTCGCGGTCGGTGCGAAATTGTACCCCATCGTTCTGGCACCCCTGATCCTGCTTGCCTTGGTCCGTCGACGAGGCTGGCGTTTCACGCTCGTTCCCGCAGCCACCTTCATCATCACAACCCTGGCCTTGCTTTCGCCAATCGTCCCCTCCCAACCAGCGACTGCCGGTGAATCACAAGCTCACGATCCCAGTCTCGGCGTCGTGACGTTTCTTCGGCGATGGGAAATGAACGACTTCCTGTTTTTAATCGTCATCGAGAACCTGAAACCAACGGCACAACGAGGGCCACATGAAACCGCATGGTTCACTGTGATCCCCGAATCGGCTCGCGAATCGATGGTGGACTCAGTCAGCGCACAACTCAACCTGGCTCCTGCTGAGGTTCCGTTCCTCATCTCACGTGCCATCACGGCGACGATTTTCATGATCATCGCCGTCACGTTGGCATGGCGATCGACGCCCCAAAATCCCAAGAGTTTCTGTGAGTCCGCGTTCCTGACCATCGCTTGGTTTTGGTTGCTCTGCCCGACGCTGAACCCCTGGTATTGGACATGGGCTCTGCCCCTGCTGCCGTTCACCCGAAGCCGTGTGTGGCTCGCGCTCAGCGGCCTTGTGTTCCTCTACTACCTGAGATTCTGGCTGGACGCTCACTTCCCAACGACCGCGGTGCTTCGTTCCCCTTACACCGGAGCAGCCTTCTTTGATTTCGTCGTCACCTGGATCGAGTTTGGTCCCTGGTTTGTGGCCTTGGCCATGGGGTTTCTGATTCGGTTCCATCTGAAATCGACACGTGCTTCCATCCTCCCTCGGCGAACGCGCTGTCAATCGCACTGA
- a CDS encoding DUF547 domain-containing protein: MKKSVLLFAFFTMATILSTENSLAGAKVNVGQNVPARQQISMDEITPSQWDALLKKYVNEKGEVNYAAWKQSAEDMQTLDAFLSHLSSANPNAQASVPAKLAFWINAYNAVTVRGILREYPTTSIKNHTAKLFGYNIWNDLLLTVGGQPFSLNQMEHEVLRKMGEPRIHFAIVCASRGCPRLLNEAYTATRLEAQLTTNTKVFFANPNNFQYDPAQQLFRLSSILDWFGSDFGSDQAAQLRRISPYLPSQQAATAAAAGVGTVRYLDYDWGLNDQASSSNARR, encoded by the coding sequence ATGAAAAAGTCAGTGCTGTTGTTCGCCTTCTTCACCATGGCGACGATCTTGTCCACCGAAAACAGCTTGGCTGGAGCCAAGGTGAACGTCGGACAAAACGTTCCGGCACGGCAGCAGATCTCGATGGACGAAATCACTCCCAGCCAATGGGATGCCTTGCTGAAGAAATACGTCAATGAGAAGGGCGAGGTCAACTACGCGGCCTGGAAACAATCTGCGGAGGACATGCAAACCCTGGATGCGTTCCTCTCTCATTTGTCATCCGCCAACCCCAACGCGCAGGCGAGTGTTCCCGCCAAGTTGGCATTCTGGATCAATGCCTACAACGCGGTGACCGTCCGAGGCATTCTCCGAGAATACCCCACCACCAGCATCAAAAATCACACCGCAAAACTGTTTGGTTACAACATTTGGAATGACCTGCTGTTGACGGTTGGAGGCCAGCCGTTTTCGCTGAACCAAATGGAGCACGAGGTGCTACGCAAAATGGGTGAACCGCGGATCCACTTTGCAATCGTCTGTGCATCTCGCGGTTGCCCGCGACTGCTGAACGAAGCGTACACCGCCACTCGCCTGGAAGCACAATTGACTACCAACACCAAAGTCTTCTTCGCCAACCCCAACAACTTTCAGTACGATCCGGCACAGCAACTGTTTCGGTTGTCTTCCATCCTCGACTGGTTCGGCAGCGACTTTGGCAGCGATCAAGCGGCCCAACTGCGCAGGATCTCTCCCTACCTTCCGTCTCAACAGGCAGCCACCGCGGCGGCGGCAGGCGTCGGGACCGTCCGGTACTTGGACTATGACTGGGGACTGAACGACCAAGCCTCCTCATCCAACGCACGCCGTTGA
- a CDS encoding methyltransferase domain-containing protein, giving the protein MKATLLDATQGTESSVYERYAAAAQAVEPALCCPVTYSADLLKVIPEEIIERDYGCGDPTPYVRSGETVLDLGSGGGKLCYIAAQSVGARGRVIGVDCNREMLGLARKHAPTVAEKIGYANVDFRYGLIQDLALDLDLLADELSGNPVSDPAGYLALRHTEERLRRERPLVADESVDCVLSNCVLNLVRQQDRRELFREIFRVLRNGGRAAISDIVSDESVPERLQQDPELWSGCITGAFREDEFLKAFEEAGFHGIEIVKRQSEPWRTVEGIEFRSVTVVAYKGKQGPCWERGQAVAYRGPFKKVQDDDGHTYFRGERMAVCDKTYRLLQQEPYVNMFDAIAPREEVALEDAPPFDCGRNARRHPRETKGLEYHATTEETGDCGGEDRCC; this is encoded by the coding sequence ATGAAAGCGACATTGTTGGACGCAACCCAGGGCACCGAGTCATCGGTGTATGAGCGGTACGCCGCTGCTGCTCAGGCTGTCGAGCCAGCGCTCTGCTGCCCGGTGACCTACTCGGCTGATTTGCTGAAGGTGATCCCTGAGGAAATTATCGAACGAGATTATGGTTGCGGTGATCCGACACCGTATGTTCGGTCAGGAGAAACGGTGTTGGATTTGGGCAGCGGGGGTGGCAAGTTGTGCTACATCGCGGCTCAATCCGTGGGCGCTAGGGGACGAGTCATTGGGGTGGATTGCAACCGCGAAATGCTGGGGCTTGCTCGAAAGCATGCACCAACTGTGGCGGAGAAAATCGGGTATGCCAACGTGGACTTTCGTTATGGTTTGATTCAGGACTTGGCACTGGATTTGGATCTGTTGGCCGACGAATTGTCAGGCAACCCGGTCAGCGATCCGGCGGGCTATCTCGCTCTTCGTCACACGGAAGAACGCTTGCGTCGCGAACGACCACTGGTCGCTGATGAATCGGTTGACTGTGTGCTCTCCAACTGTGTTTTGAATCTCGTCCGGCAACAAGATCGTCGAGAATTGTTCCGCGAGATCTTTCGTGTTTTGCGGAACGGTGGGCGGGCCGCCATCAGCGACATCGTCAGCGACGAATCCGTGCCCGAACGATTGCAGCAAGACCCAGAGCTTTGGTCGGGTTGCATCACCGGAGCGTTTCGAGAAGACGAATTTCTGAAAGCGTTTGAAGAAGCTGGCTTTCACGGCATCGAGATCGTCAAGCGACAAAGTGAACCGTGGCGAACGGTGGAGGGAATCGAGTTCCGTTCGGTGACGGTCGTGGCCTACAAGGGAAAGCAAGGTCCCTGTTGGGAGCGTGGGCAAGCGGTTGCGTATCGCGGGCCCTTCAAGAAGGTGCAGGATGATGATGGTCACACCTACTTTCGCGGGGAGCGGATGGCTGTGTGTGACAAGACGTACCGCCTGCTTCAGCAAGAACCGTATGTCAACATGTTTGACGCGATCGCACCTCGTGAAGAGGTCGCCTTGGAAGATGCCCCGCCGTTCGACTGCGGACGCAACGCACGCCGTCATCCGCGAGAAACGAAAGGGTTGGAATACCACGCCACCACGGAAGAGACAGGTGACTGCGGTGGGGAAGACCGTTGCTGTTAG
- the arsS gene encoding arsenosugar biosynthesis radical SAM (seleno)protein ArsS (Some members of this family are selenoproteins.), with the protein MQLSLLRSKSELANAAMQREILEGEGTPRQPTFNQKMQASGLGKLRATSIEVLQINVGKLCNQTCTHCHVDAGPDRRESMSRETAEQIIDVLASHDIPTLDITGGAPEMNPHFRWIVEQAHKLGRRVIDRCNLTILMANGFKDLPEFLADHDVEVVASLPCYLEENCDSQRGDGVFRRSIDALRRLNSLGYGIPGSRRKLSLVYNPIGLALPPLQDELEATYRRELKSRYDIVFSELHTITNLPISRFLDDLLKQGKLDEYLQTLIDQFNPLTVDGVMCRSMVSVDWQGRLFDCDFNQMLNIELEPGMPGTIHDFDAERLTSRTIMTGRHCFGCTAGCGSSCQGAVLKPQSEFAS; encoded by the coding sequence ATGCAACTGTCACTTTTACGAAGCAAGAGCGAACTCGCCAACGCAGCGATGCAGCGAGAAATTCTGGAGGGAGAGGGGACGCCTCGGCAGCCCACCTTCAACCAGAAAATGCAGGCCAGCGGATTGGGGAAGCTTCGCGCCACCAGCATCGAAGTGCTGCAAATCAATGTTGGGAAATTGTGCAACCAAACTTGCACTCATTGCCACGTGGATGCCGGTCCAGACCGTCGCGAGAGCATGTCACGAGAAACGGCGGAGCAAATCATCGACGTGCTGGCCAGCCATGACATCCCAACGCTGGATATCACCGGCGGCGCTCCAGAAATGAATCCCCATTTCCGTTGGATCGTTGAGCAGGCTCACAAGCTCGGTCGACGTGTGATTGACCGTTGTAACTTGACGATCTTGATGGCCAACGGATTCAAAGATTTGCCTGAGTTCCTGGCCGATCATGATGTGGAGGTGGTGGCTTCTTTGCCCTGTTACCTGGAAGAGAACTGTGACAGTCAGCGTGGCGACGGTGTGTTTCGACGATCCATCGATGCCTTGCGCCGTCTGAACTCACTGGGGTATGGCATTCCTGGATCACGCCGGAAGTTGTCGCTGGTTTACAACCCCATTGGGCTCGCCTTGCCACCGCTGCAAGATGAATTGGAAGCAACGTATCGACGTGAACTGAAGTCTCGCTACGACATTGTGTTTTCAGAGTTGCACACGATCACCAATTTGCCCATCAGCCGATTCTTAGATGACCTGTTGAAGCAAGGCAAACTCGACGAGTATCTGCAGACGTTGATTGATCAATTCAATCCGCTGACGGTCGATGGGGTGATGTGCCGATCGATGGTGTCGGTGGATTGGCAAGGGCGACTGTTTGATTGTGATTTCAATCAGATGTTGAACATTGAACTGGAACCGGGGATGCCCGGGACCATTCACGATTTCGATGCCGAACGGCTCACGAGTCGGACGATCATGACCGGGCGCCATTGCTTTGGGTGCACAGCGGGTTGCGGCTCAAGTTGTCAGGGGGCGGTGTTGAAACCGCAGTCGGAGTTTGCTTCTTGA
- a CDS encoding sugar O-acetyltransferase: MKSEREKMLASELYDPNDPELAEARMVARERCHQLNHSSPREEALRRSILKKLFASGGDSVWLEPPFHCDYGTNIHLGKQVYFNFDCVILDVCEVRIGDFVFIAPGVHIYTATHPLESHLRRTQEYGKPITIGNDVWIGGKAILCPGVTIGDRSVIGAGSVVTQDVPVGSLVAGNPAKLIRSIT; encoded by the coding sequence ATGAAATCCGAGAGAGAAAAAATGCTCGCCAGCGAGCTGTATGACCCGAACGACCCTGAGTTGGCGGAAGCCCGCATGGTCGCTCGCGAACGTTGCCATCAGCTCAACCACAGCTCGCCTCGCGAAGAAGCACTTCGCCGCAGCATTCTGAAGAAACTGTTCGCCAGCGGTGGCGATTCCGTCTGGTTGGAACCTCCGTTTCACTGCGACTACGGGACGAACATCCATCTCGGCAAGCAGGTCTACTTCAATTTCGATTGCGTGATCCTGGATGTCTGCGAAGTGCGGATCGGAGACTTTGTCTTCATTGCTCCTGGCGTCCACATCTACACGGCAACGCATCCTCTCGAATCACACCTGCGACGAACCCAAGAGTATGGCAAACCAATCACCATCGGGAACGACGTTTGGATCGGCGGGAAAGCAATCTTATGTCCGGGCGTCACCATCGGCGACCGCAGCGTGATCGGTGCCGGCAGCGTGGTGACCCAAGACGTGCCGGTTGGATCCCTGGTCGCTGGCAATCCAGCCAAGCTGATCCGATCAATCACTTAG
- a CDS encoding PepSY domain-containing protein, with translation MKLLLLSSLVATMLVPLGLTTTNVVNGQFAGSTRLSVIEIVQNLEKDGYGPFTELSRDDGNWEVETHKGNESVELMVDPYSGKVLSEHHDDPDTPPPAGAMPLSKLLKTVRKNSNTQPIHEVSFERRYWEIEAFRNGQKRELHVDPITAKIIADRIDD, from the coding sequence ATGAAATTGCTACTGCTGAGTTCTCTCGTCGCCACAATGCTCGTCCCGCTCGGCTTGACCACCACCAACGTTGTCAACGGACAATTCGCTGGCAGCACGCGGCTCTCGGTGATCGAAATTGTCCAGAATCTAGAAAAAGATGGATACGGTCCGTTCACGGAACTCTCGAGGGATGACGGCAATTGGGAAGTCGAAACGCACAAGGGTAACGAGTCCGTTGAATTGATGGTCGATCCCTACAGCGGCAAAGTGCTTTCTGAACATCACGACGATCCCGACACACCGCCACCCGCGGGCGCGATGCCGCTGTCGAAGTTGCTCAAAACGGTAAGAAAGAACAGCAACACTCAACCGATCCACGAAGTCTCGTTCGAACGCCGCTACTGGGAAATCGAAGCGTTCCGAAATGGGCAAAAGCGAGAATTGCATGTTGATCCGATCACAGCCAAAATCATCGCGGATCGCATCGATGACTGA
- a CDS encoding SGNH/GDSL hydrolase family protein, producing the protein MPPIIRLLGLLTFLSVPAVQAHGDFPLREAVECHPRAGLPNFIAKVEAGETVRVAYLGGSITAAPGWRIQSREWLQEQFPNATVNEIHAAIGGTGSDLGVFRLQRDALQHDPDLLFVEFAVNDGGAAPERIHRSMEGIIRQTWAANPSTDICFVYTLTQPMLPDLKAGKMPRAASAMEDLADHYSIPSIHFGVEVARLESAGKLIFKAPKPADMATEPMVFSTDGVHPHVETGHRLYTEAIARCWPQITAASQDAKPHAIENPLREDNWEQAKMVAIQPQMLTGNWTKLPSDHSLAQRFQRNMPELYQANEPGARLEFVFEGTNAGVFDLLGPDGGEVRVFLDGKEVTRNRIDGYCTYHRMATLNVGSELEPGQHTVKIELTPKQLDKREILFERNRGDFDAKPDKYQDHTWYASSVMLIGDLK; encoded by the coding sequence ATGCCCCCAATCATTCGCCTCCTCGGTCTCCTGACGTTTCTCTCTGTCCCCGCGGTCCAGGCCCACGGGGACTTCCCTCTTCGCGAAGCAGTCGAATGTCATCCACGGGCTGGGCTGCCAAACTTCATCGCCAAAGTCGAGGCAGGCGAGACCGTTCGCGTGGCCTACCTCGGTGGCAGCATCACAGCCGCTCCCGGTTGGCGGATTCAATCGCGTGAGTGGCTCCAAGAACAATTCCCCAACGCCACCGTGAATGAGATCCATGCCGCGATTGGTGGAACGGGATCGGACCTGGGTGTGTTTCGTCTGCAGCGGGATGCGTTGCAACACGACCCGGATTTGCTGTTCGTGGAGTTCGCCGTCAACGATGGCGGAGCTGCGCCGGAGCGAATCCACCGTTCCATGGAAGGCATCATCCGGCAAACCTGGGCTGCCAACCCTTCGACGGACATCTGTTTTGTTTACACGCTCACGCAGCCCATGCTGCCTGATTTGAAAGCTGGCAAGATGCCTCGCGCCGCCAGTGCCATGGAAGATTTGGCCGATCACTATTCGATCCCATCCATTCACTTCGGCGTCGAAGTCGCGCGTTTGGAATCAGCGGGCAAACTCATTTTCAAAGCTCCGAAGCCTGCCGACATGGCCACGGAACCGATGGTCTTCTCGACCGATGGCGTCCACCCCCATGTCGAAACGGGGCATCGTCTCTACACCGAGGCAATCGCCCGCTGTTGGCCACAGATCACCGCAGCAAGCCAAGACGCAAAGCCTCATGCGATCGAAAACCCACTCCGCGAGGACAACTGGGAACAAGCCAAGATGGTGGCGATCCAACCCCAGATGTTGACCGGGAACTGGACCAAGCTCCCCTCCGATCACTCCTTGGCCCAACGCTTTCAACGAAACATGCCCGAGCTCTATCAAGCCAACGAACCCGGTGCCCGTTTGGAATTTGTGTTTGAGGGAACCAACGCGGGAGTGTTCGACCTCCTTGGTCCGGACGGCGGCGAAGTCCGCGTCTTTCTCGATGGCAAGGAAGTCACCCGCAATCGAATCGATGGCTATTGCACCTACCACCGCATGGCAACCCTGAACGTTGGCTCAGAATTGGAACCAGGCCAGCACACCGTCAAAATCGAACTGACACCGAAGCAACTCGACAAACGCGAAATCCTCTTTGAACGCAACCGAGGCGATTTCGATGCCAAGCCCGACAAGTACCAGGACCACACCTGGTATGCCTCCTCGGTGATGTTGATCGGCGACTTGAAGTGA